One Aegilops tauschii subsp. strangulata cultivar AL8/78 chromosome 7, Aet v6.0, whole genome shotgun sequence genomic window carries:
- the LOC120969706 gene encoding uncharacterized protein — MAPTLMGLPGSLLTEILLRLPAPEDLARASAACPAFRRLATDASFLRRFRRLHAPRFLAFIDLDGFQPALPPHPAAPAARALASAADFSFSFLPSNCRWIPMDVRDGRVLLGRDHGKDARPPICRELAVCDPLHRRYVLLPPVPDALVASVERPTPVLRMPSDEPLLLPLSENDAAAEGTATAFTVISMVHCETKLAPFVFSSSTGQWRAAAPMLWSAMPVSPMDPAYLRRHHAYGCFYWDSTNNKRKELLVLNIQRMEFSIAELPSSGWGTLGVAIVEAGQGRLGLFGIRDGTAGGSKHDLCFSVRQNKGKNSCQWQMVKTFSLGPEGLHYLKAATERCVLLICSEAPRLVGLSMEMPDLLEYISVDVKKLQLERVCVKPFGKSLSRTRIYAHFPPSLSSPTI; from the coding sequence ATGGCCCCGACGCTGATGGGGCTCCCGGGCAGCCTCCTCACCGAAATCCTTCTCCGGCTGCCCGCGCCGGAGGACCTCGCCCGCGCCTCGGCCGCCTGCCCCGCCTTCCGCCGCCTCGCCACCGACGCCTCCTTCCTGCGCCGCTTCCGCCGCCTCCACGCCCCGCGGTTTCTCGCCTTCATCGACCTCGACGGGTTCCAGCCCGCGCTCCCGCCCCACCCCGCCgcgcccgccgcccgcgcgcTTGCCAGCGCCGCTgacttctccttctccttcctcccctccaACTGCCGCTGGATCCCGATGGACGTCCGCGACGGCCGCGTCCTCCTAGGCCGGGACCACGGGAAGGACGCGCGGCCTCCGATCTGCAGGGAGCTCGCGGTGTGCGACCCCCTGCACCGGCGGTACGTCCTGCTCCCCCCGGTGCCCGACGCCCTCGTCGCCTCAGTGGAGCGCCCGACCCCCGTGCTACGCATGCCCTCCGACGAGCCTCTCCTTCTTCCCCTCAGCGAGAACGATGCGGCGGCGGAAGGGACAGCAACGGCATTCACGGTGATCTCTATGGTGCATTGCGAGACTAAGCTGGCCCCCTTTGTATTCTCTTCGAGCACCGGGCAGTGGCGAGCCGCGGCACCCATGCTTTGGTCGGCCATGCCAGTGTCGCCCATGGATCCTGCTTATCTCAGGCGGCACCACGCCTATGGCTGCTTCTACTGGGACTCCACCAATAACAAGAGGAAAGAGTTACTCGTGCTTAACATCCAGAGAATGGAGTTCTCCATCGCCGAGCTCCCATCCTCTGGTTGGGGCACTCTAGGCGTGGCCATTGTGGAGGCAGGGCAAGGCAGGCTTGGGCTGTTTGGTATCCGTGATGGAACCGCAGGTGGCAGCAAACATGACCTCTGCTTCAGCGTTAGGCAGAACAAAGGCAAGAATTCCTGTCAGTGGCAGATGGTGAAGACGTTCTCACTAGGTCCTGAGGGCCTGCATTATCTCAAAGCGGCAACAGAGAGGTGTGTGCTCCTGATATGTTCTGAAGCCCCACGGCTCGTCGGCTTGTCTATGGAGATGCCAGACTTGTTGGAGTATATCTCGGTGGACGTCAAGAAGTTGCAGCTTGAGAGGGTCTGTGTGAAGCCTTTCGGGAAGTCATTGTCCAGGACGCGCATATATGCCCACTTCCCGCCATCGCTGTCTTCGCCGACAATATGA